TTTTATACTAGACCTTTTGCTTAGCAATATATGTTTTACAAAGGTGATACTTTGTTAATCTATTTTGCTTGTGGTATTTGTCTATTAGTCTTTAGATCATGTGAAGATGCTATACGATATCTTTGTCTTAGCGAACTTCCTTTATTCTTGTAGAATTGATTAGTTGCGTGATACTTTTTGTATTCTTCTTAAGAGCTATGTGTCGTCCTCTAAGCTAAGAGTGTATTCTTATATTTTGCATGTGAAGTTCTATGTATTATGAGTTCAAGTCTTAGTTGATCGACTcttgcatttaatgttttattttaacacTTCTTATATTCATTACTTtgtgattatatatttttagacatATTGTGTATAGGCTTCTTCTATGTTCTTTCAACTTATCTCTTATGTTGTTTAATCGCCTTATGTAGCTCTAAATGTAATCTTGATTTTTCTATGTTTTGTCTTCACACATAGATGCTTATATTGTCTAgatgtttttttaaatgtcttttTCACGCTAAGTGGGCAACTAGAAGGTTTGTGCCTAGATAGTTCTATGATGTCCATTTTCTAGTTGTTtagacattttatattttacacttataagaaaatgaaatttgttttgtgtttatgctcttttatatttttacatatttgatTACCCTAGACTATTTCATTTAaggttgtttgttaaacttcaaaaatcAGAGATACTTTGGGTGATCCTAGTCTCTCTCTTAAGTGATCTTGTCTTGACACTCGTTACTCTGACTAGAAtcgagtttcacccactcctggttATACAATATTCTTCATCACTCCTAATATCCTTAAAAGTCCCAATATTTTCTTGATATgttgtctagttgagtttcacatACTCCTGATTTCCACCAGGAAAACTCGTCTAGCTACCGTTTAACCCCACTGTGTTAAGTGTTAAGTGTTAAGTGTTTGTATTCTCTTCAGAATAATCAATCAGTCAGATTGTTTACAAGTCCTTAGACGATTAATCTCGCAGAGAGGATGTGTTTACAATACAAATCAATCTAATAAACTCtttgaacttttcttttcttagataATTTTTATCATGTTCGTGTGCTTATTCTCTTGCTCTTCTCTTCAAAGATCTTCAATTTATAGGCTTCAAGATCATATCCGTTGGATAGTACTTGCTTTGATCTTCAGATCTTCTTAGCCTTATTGTAGGTAGCAGCCGtaggttaaagtcaacttgtcaaagCATACATGCTTTTTCAACACTTTCTAAAAAATAGGTAATACAAACATTTTGGCACGGTTTTTGATGGAAAGAACATTCtgtgaatgtcttctttgtctctaacgtTCACTTCTGATTTGTATATGATATAGCAAGTGGATGCTTGACATAGGTAATTTGCATAGAGTAGAGTAGATTTGCATGCACACAcatatcttctttttcttaccACTTTTTGGAATAATGTTTGTACCATTTAGCACGTTTaccaaaaacatcattttatacTTCTAGTGAGAGCTCGTATAACATTGTTTAGCAAAGCATTAGCACAAGTGCATTTAACAAGACTCTCATTGACACATTTTGGAGGAAATCATTTTGTAGTGCTTGTGTTTATTAAAGTTTTTCTCAAAGTGTTTAGATTTCACAAATCATCttcataaaatgtttttctttaaactaTGTTATTTTTCCAAAGATAACACTTTGTCACATGCTCatttcatttaatgttgtttgttaaaattcaaaacatataagGGTGTTTAGATAGTTCAATCTTATAGACGATATTGTCTTAACATTGTGTATCCTAAAGGTCGTGTTTTTGCGATTTTAGATTAATATTGAGTTTTGTAAACTTGAAGTTGTCATATCATTTGGTATGGACTACAAATGGAGATGCTCCAAAAATGAAAGTTGTTGGAAATGATGATGAACGCGCTACTGATTGTTTAAggtattcttttgtttttgaaatattctagattttttagaaattcataatttaaggcatgtatttttattttattagtatttttctcccatttttctatactttacactattattttaaatactcaTACTACCtctaaaattatgaaaattttagtgGTGTATTATTGTATTGTATATTGATTTTCCATGGTTTCAGTGGAGGAGAATATTagcaaaaaattaacaaaataaaaacacataatttaACCTTTGTTATTCCTGCAACAGACGTCAATTAATACCTGTTATAATGCAACAGACGTTAATTGACGCCTGTTCAGAGACAATAGATGTTAATTGAcgttttttcaaagaaaatagaTGTCAAGTTGACGTCTCTCGCTGTAATGTTGAACCTTTAATAGACctcaaaaacctaaaataacatacattaaaAGCCTTTTTTGTGTTAATGGTTGACCCACAAAGACTGTGTCTATGTACCTATAACAAGacaattaagtatattttaaaaaaccctaaaccctaaaccctaaaccctaatccctaaaccctaaaatattttaagtatattttaaatatggaagacaatgaaaaatattacatacACCATAGTTCTATgattgaaatattcaacattttatcTCCTCCTATTTTCTCAAATGCATCATTTATAGTAATATATAATGGCACATGACACTGGAGGCCTAATACAGTTTGCTGAAACCAAGCTACCGTACAAGGTTAATCCATTTCATTTTGCCTAAGGCCATGATCAATGCCTATAACAAGAACCTTTCGTTACTCTTACCACATGACTCACCtatctctacttgagaatgagtGATCATTAGAGTGTCGGAATAGACCACTagttcaaagctccatacattcatacaacaacaacaacaacaaacacaacCATATAACCTCTCCATGAGTCATGGAAGTACGTTCAACAACCATTCCtttcattcacaaacttttcatcaCAATAttcatatgcatcatttcaaTTCACATGTAAATCATATACAAATccattcattttacattgacTAACAtcatataagatatttaattataattaaaagaaccaaaatcaaccaaacaagtcatcaaaagttacataataacataattttctttaaagcATCTTATTACCCacatttaggtaaggaaaacaacTTAGAAACCCTCACCAATAGTTTCGAAAGGGTCCAAAGCCCCCAAAACAActtaaagaacgtccaaaacggacatacAGAACCCTgaaaacctcccaaaaatagGTGTAGTGGCACACATTAGCGCTCGAGCGCCTAGGGGCTGGCGCCTCTGGAAACGGGCGCTCAACGCTATTAGTAAGATCAAGAGTCAATTTTCTCACTTTGAACACTTTAACCCCAACTTCTGAAGGTTTCTAGGACCCTCCAAACCTTGAGAAAACTTTGAAAACCCTATTGTAACTCAAATTGACTCCTTGAAACCCAAATTTACTCCTATAAGTTACCTAACTCAATTTTACACTTTCTAACACTTATAACAATTTATCAATTGCCTAACCAAGTGAAATTACACTTGTTATTACACCTCAACATCTCAGAATCCTTACAGTCCCTCAGTTTCGTGTTTTTACTATGCAAAACGTCTAATTTGTACTAAAACCTCTAATAACTCAACCTAAGATGACCCAAACCATTCAAACAAGATTTCTATCATTTAATAGCCTAGACAAGTCCTAATTGCACTAAAAACAGACCTCCAACCATCCAAACAGTTTACACTCATTGTTTTAAAGTCTCATTACTTAAAACCCCCTCTTTACACCCAAAACACTAGGCAACTTCAACTATGAACTACCTCCTTTGTTACATATTAGTTTTCATCATCTAACTCTTCTAACAAGTCCCAATTAACCACATAACAATGTTATACCCATTGTCATCTCATTCCGATACCTATTTCTCAATTTCACTCACCAAAACCTCCCTTTTTAAGCTTGAGACTCAAGTAATTCGCTCTTCCttatttcaaacactttaaGATCAAAATCCAAACCCCAATGCAACTTCCGAACCTACAAAATACCGAATGATGGTCGGACATAATCCTTAGGAtcttaatttaataatgaataaaagggaaaacaaaaagGCCACATGCAAAGGAGGATTCTTGGACATAATAACAAattgaaatctaacaaaaataGGGATAGAAACTTACTTACTCTACGACATAAATTGATCAGCTAGAAATGTAGACCTTATCACCGTGAACAATTAGACACCTCCTGATCGTTAAAGAGATGACTTAAGAGTTAGAACTATTAGAGAGAAGGTAAAAAACTCTAGAAAACTGATTTCTAaagttttaaagtaataaaacttatttataataaaattatttataactaaactatttaatattaaaataactaagtttccctatttttaaactatgatCACTCCTAAAATACCATATTTTGAAGTTTTACAAAAAAACtatctataattaaattataaattttatttatatttacttttataataacaattatatattttttttttgttatcacaTAAATATAAACACACATACcgtagttttttttataaagattttacttttattaatcaaaataattatcctttatttcacataatttctttattaaaaaataactagttttcaattcttctttttttataaatctatttattattattactattttaaatcATGTGTATGTATAATTTTCcactattttttcttatttataatataatgtgGCGCATGGTAAAATCGATAGTATTCTTATGAGCATTATAAAAATGTGTGTATTCCAGTAACTTTCagtctatatttttattatataaaagtattcAAAACACAGGAATGTGTGTTATTTCTATgggataataaaaaaaataatgaaattattattataaaaataaatataaatattttttataatttaattatagatatttttatttattgtgtagattatttttatttatttattagattaCTTTATTTacttagttttgaaaaatagttatatttaaaaaagtagttaaatttaaataaaatgataatttgaaagataaaagtggaaaaaatggagagaaatcattcttatataaaagtatatataatataatttttaaatttagaaataatttattaaagtagaactttctttttaattaaacaattatactgtattgttatatattttattaaacattaaactattttaatttgataaagaGTGAAATTGTATACATAAATAATAGTAGTAATTAACCATAgcttattttcaattatatagaATAGATATATTATAATACTGTATTTTTTCATTGCTATAcattattattacataaaagaaaaacaacaggTTTATACATACCTATTTGGAGATTCtgtttttcacttatttttttaaacaaagaaaTTGTTAGGGTCTTGGCGTCTGCCACAGACTGCGCAGTGTTTGAACGTTGAAGGGAGCATAAGACGCAGAGGTTTTCTCACTGTTCAAACGAATCGAATTCCATTTGATCGTGCCAGGCTCCGATCTCCAAATCCGCAACAACAATGGTGAGGGGATTGCTCAACAAGCTCGTCTCTCGCTCTCTCTCCGTCGCTGGAAAATGGCAGCACCACCAACTCCGCCGCCTCAACATCCACGAGTACCAGGTCTATCTCTGTTTTCCTATCTCACTGTTATCGATATTATTACGATTTATAAATCAATTCCGATTCTGTTCCCAGAGATGCCTCTCACGGAATCTGTTCTTAACAAATGATGCCTTATAGTTTCTATGGATAATGAATCTGGAGTTCCTTCGAAATATAATTTGTGAAATTGTGTATGTTTATTCGTCGGAGCACTTTGATTTATTGATTGAGCGAGCATCGCATTTAACGACAATTGAATTTCCATAAAACTAGGGCGCTGAGTTGATGGGCAAACATGGTGTGAACGTTCCCAGGGGCGTGGCTGTTTCCTCTGTTGAAGAGGTCAGAAAGGCCATTAAGGAATTTTTTCCTAATGAAAAAGAGGTAATCCATGTCGTAACTTGATGCTCTCAGAAAATACTAACAAGTGTATTTTTTAGAATTGCAAAGTGCTATGTGTTTCTATTAATTCCCTTAGTAAAAATAGAAACCTTAGTTCTGCAAGTTTTTCATCTGGAAACTTTATATAATGTCTTGGCTTGGGATAGATTGCATGTTACTATGATGACAAACAGTGTAAATCGGATGATTGTGCAGTTGGTGGTTAAGAGTCAAATTTTAGCCGGTGGAAGAGGCTTGGGAACTTTCAAAAGCGGCCTTCAGGGAGGAGTGCACATTGTTAAGACTGAGCAGGTTGAAGACTTAGCTGGTAATGCATGTCTTCCCTTTATTCCTCTAATTACATTTTCCTTGTTCTCATTTTATGGTCTTTTGGCCTTCAATACTAAACTATGACCTGTGACATAACGTGCTCATATGCattgatttattaaattaaattaatattggaTATACTACTCTATCATGCGATTTTAAGTGATATTTTTTCTTAgtactattattatttcattgctgtcattgtcattattatttttattattattatttcaggGAAGATGCTTGGACAGATACTAGTTACCAAACAAACTGGTCCTCAGGGAAAAATAGTTAGCAAGGTTTGAAATTATTCAACAATTTTCGGTGCAAATATGCTAGCATTTTCAGTTTCTGCGTATATGCTAGGAATTTCCATTTCTAGAAATTGAACATTTGGTCTGGCAATGCAATGATATAAACCTTCACAGGTGTATTAAGCTTGGGtagttattgttttttttttttttttttttatttattttatggaaaaaatttCCAACCTCATTTGAGTCCCCAACAAGTCTTGTTTCTGTAGTATGTTCTGAGATAATTTGGTGCTTCCAATCATTACTTCAGTTACTTCGAATTTATAGTTCGGTTTTATGTAGGTTGATTTCAACAGGtaaactggtgtagtagtctggCGTGACTTTTAGTCCTTGGATTGGTTAACTGAACATgctttctttcaaaatatttctatCAATTGTTACTTAAGctattaattaataatcaacTGTGCTAGCCACTTATTCCTTTTGATTCCTAACATGTTGTATTGATATTGAAAGTAAATTTCCTGTGAGTAATACCAAATTGGATATTCAAATACCTGGTGTAATGCTCATAGTCTTTATTCTAAAAACTGGATGTGCAACGTCGTggctattttgttttattttgggtACCACTCAATTCACTTATATAGAAATATTCACTAAAAGGGGGGTTGTTTGTTTTAACTGCACATTTTCCATGTTCCACAGGTTTACTTGTGTGAAAAGCTTTCTCTTGTAAATGAGATGTACTTTGCTATAACTCTGGATCGTACAACTGCTGGTCCAGTACGTTTCCTATTTCAATCTGTTATCTTTGATTTGCTTTATATACAAAGTTAAATTCATATAACCAATAAACTGTTATATTACTTATTGcaattatttcctttttatgttttttcttttgtagatTATAATTGCTTGTAGCAAAGGAGGAACCAGCATTGAAGACCTAGCAGAGAAATTTCCAGACATGATTATAAAGGTTTGTTATGCATGGTTTTTCTTGTGATGGTTTGATTTTTTTGCTTGAGCAGTCTTCTTTGCAGGACGCACCTGATGCACTCTTTCTTTCTAGTAGGTACCTGTCGATGTTTTTGAAGGAATTACTGATGAAGATGCTGCAAAGGTTGTTGATGGTTTGGCTCCCAAAGGAGCTGATAGAAATAAGTCAATCGAACAAGTGAAGAATttgtataaactttttattgatTGTGACTGCACTCTCTTGGAAGTAAGCATAAGCAAGTTATAGTTGTGACTTTATTCAGAATTATTTTATGAAGATGtctaaataaaatgattattttgaataGATCAATCCCATAGCAGAGACAGCGGATAATCAATTGGTGGCTGCTGATGCTAAGTTGAATTTTGACGATAATGCTGCATATCGTCAAAAAGAGATATTTGCTCTCCGTGATACAACACAAGAGGACCCTCGAGAGGTTTActtcttattttgtttgttttaccTTACATGATGATGGAGGATATATTGCCCAAATCCACTTCATCTTTGCCACTTGGGCCCAGGGGATTCAAACTAGCtgatatttaattgaaaatgcCTTGGGTTCTAAGAATTAGGTACAGTGTGTTTTTGGGTTAGATCCAAAGCATATTTTAAGTAAGCCCGAATTGGCATGATGCCATAGTAAGCGTTTTTTGTAATTAGTGATAAATAAGAAAGTTCTCGACTTAAAATAATACCTTTTACAAAACATGATAATATATCTATATTGATATgctttcttttgaaaaaaataaaaataatatatatatatatatatatatatatatatatatatatatatatatatatatatattgtgtaaCATTCCTTAGCTTTACTTTCCTACTTCTAAATTTTAAGACAGATATGTAATATGGTTGGCCAGGTTATTAATTGGGCTGGGCCTGTGTTCAGGTCAAAAAATTGGCCTGACCATATATAGTGGGTGGGTTCATGTTAAGAAAACCAGATCAGCCTGTCCAACCTACACATGTCAGCCTTATTAATGTAGCTACGCACATTTCTTTCGTGGCACTGTGGTGCTTTTGATATGTATGTGGAGCTTAAGTTTATGGTATACCTATGGTAAGACAGTGAGATTGTTAGGAAGGCCCAGAAATGCCATAAAACCTAAATGGTTAAAGGAATTTATTGGATGGGGTTAATACATTAGGATATTAggttattgttttaatattaattagtttttatttaaatttactaaaGCCAAATGATGACACCTGTAGTGTCATTATTCAATTGTTGGCACCATTTAGGGTATATGTACACCTCCTTACCTATTATCATGAAGGGAAATATGA
This genomic interval from Vigna radiata var. radiata cultivar VC1973A chromosome 8, Vradiata_ver6, whole genome shotgun sequence contains the following:
- the LOC106772816 gene encoding succinate--CoA ligase [ADP-forming] subunit beta, mitochondrial; translation: MVRGLLNKLVSRSLSVAGKWQHHQLRRLNIHEYQGAELMGKHGVNVPRGVAVSSVEEVRKAIKEFFPNEKELVVKSQILAGGRGLGTFKSGLQGGVHIVKTEQVEDLAGKMLGQILVTKQTGPQGKIVSKVYLCEKLSLVNEMYFAITLDRTTAGPIIIACSKGGTSIEDLAEKFPDMIIKVPVDVFEGITDEDAAKVVDGLAPKGADRNKSIEQVKNLYKLFIDCDCTLLEINPIAETADNQLVAADAKLNFDDNAAYRQKEIFALRDTTQEDPREVTAAKADLNYIGLDGEIGCMVNGAGLAMATMDIIKLHGGTPANFLDVGGNASEGQVIEAFKILTADDKVKAILVNIFGGIMKCDVIASGIVNAAKEVALKVPVIVRLEGTNVDQGKRILKESGMALITAEDLDDAAQKAVKAAYK